A window of the Brassica oleracea var. oleracea cultivar TO1000 chromosome C1, BOL, whole genome shotgun sequence genome harbors these coding sequences:
- the LOC106331358 gene encoding zinc-metallopeptidase, peroxisomal-like → MDVQDVIPLPNKLEWNGSPAAVSMAVRAGNFLDPPEAQGYSSILFLTVNAEHMLFLGSDKFPMENALDNYLNMHGGDSVAATDDDHTIFFLFAESKLLKHVLDMFARPFIAPLMKPDSMNREIKSIDSEFEILKQSDTHRLYQLRRHTSKNDHAYNRFTAGTQ, encoded by the exons ATGGATGTTCAGGACGTAATTCCTCTTCCCAACA AGTTAGAATGGAATGGTTCGCCAGCAGCAGTATCTATGGCCGTAAGGGCTGGCAACTTCCTTGATCCTCCGGAAGCACAGGG TTACTCATCCATACTTTTCTTAACTGTTAATGCAGAACATATGCTGTTCCTAGGCTCTGATAAATTTCCCATGGAAAATGCT CTTGATAACTACTTAAATATGCATGGAGGCGACTCAGTTGCAGCCACAGATGATGATCATACTATATTCTTCCTCTTTGCTGAGTCAAAACTACTTAAACATGTTCTGGATAT GTTCGCTCGGCCTTTTATTGCACCTCTCATGAAACCTGACTCTATGAACCGAGAGATCAAATCCATTGATTCAG AATTTGAAATTCTGAAGCAAAGCGATACTCATCGTCTCTACCAGTTAAGACGTCACACATCTAAAAATGATCATGCATATAATAGATTCACAGCTGGTACGCAATAA
- the LOC106331369 gene encoding uncharacterized protein LOC106331369, translating into MIRTAFLFLVLVIGTQVHAQLVPPARLDGFVYPPGRRVDPDTILIEAFFNPVCPDSRDAWPPLKQALKHYGSRVALLLHLLPLPYHDNAYVSSRALHIVNALNANATYCLLETFFH; encoded by the coding sequence ATGATCCGTACAGCTTTTCTGTTCCTTGTCCTCGTCATCGGGACGCAAGTGCATGCGCAGCTAGTACCACCGGCGAGGCTCGATGGTTTCGTTTACCCACCGGGTCGTCGAGTTGACCCGGATACTATACTAATCGAGGCGTTTTTTAACCCGGTTTGCCCGGATAGTAGAGACGCTTGGCCGCCTCTGAAGCAAGCTCTTAAGCACTATGGATCTCGCGTTGCCCTTCTCCTTCACCTCCTTCCTTTACCGTACCATGACAATGCATATGTAAGCTCTCGGGCTTTACACATTGTGAATGCTTTGAACGCAAATGCTACCTACTGTTTGCTCGAAACCTTCTTTCACTAG